A window of Streptomyces puniciscabiei genomic DNA:
CGGCGAAGGCGGTCATGACCGGCCCGGCCAGCGCCGGGGAGGAACCGACGTCGTCCAGCCGGGCCGGCAGGAGGACGTCGACGGTGCCGATGAGGAACATGATCGCGGCTGACAGCAGGGTGGTGGGCCAGGTGAGCCGGAGGATCGCCGCTGTCCCCAGCCGTTCGGGCAGCGTGCCTTCGCCCGGGGTCCCGGTGCGGGGGTCGGTGTGCGGTATGCGGTGGGCGAACAGGAGGGGGGCGGCGGAGGCGGCGGCCATGGCGATGAGGGCTCCGATGGCGGAGAACTGGACGTAGAGCAGGGAGGCGAGTGGAGGTGCGACGGCCCAGACGATCTTCTCGAAGGAGGCTATGTGCAGGTCGTTCCGGGTCAGCAGCGTGTAGCGGTGCATGTAGTTGGAGCCGAGTACGCGCTCAGCGGCGAAGTGCATGTGCGTGCAGCCCCCACGCGGGCGTTCACCCCGTTGAACAGCAACCTTCCTTCGGCGGTGAGGATGGAGTCGCAGTTGAGGTATCCGCCGTCCCCGGGTCGGCCAGGGGCTGCCGGTCGCGGTCCGGTGCGGCGGTCGGCGGACGTCGGGTGGTGGCCGCTACGCCGTGGTGTGGCGGTGCCTGCGGACGACGTACACGCCGAGCGCGGTGAGGACCAGCAGGCCAGCGGACACGCCGAGCCAGCCGGTGCCGGGGTCCGCGGTGACGCCGCGCTTGGCGACCGGACGGCCAGTGACGATCAGCTGGCCGGTCCTCTTCACCCGGCCGTGGTGCGCGACCACGGTGACCGGGTAGGTGCCGGACGTGAGACCGGTGCGAACGGTGGCCATGGCGTAGTAGCGCGGGTCGTCGCCGTCCGCGGCCTTGGTGTCGTCGCGCCTGAGGTTGACCGGTTGGGTGAACGCCGGGGAGGTGGCGGAGAGCCGGTTCTCCTCGCCGGGGTCCGGGTACGTGTCCTTCCACAGCACGTAGACCCTTCCTCCGGCGCGGACCCGGTAGCCGTGCTCGCGGGCGGTGTCGAGGTCGAACGTCGGGGAGAAGACCGGACCGCGGGCCCTGCCCAGGTAGTCGCTGTCACCCGGCCGTGCCGCCCGTACCGTGAGGGACTTCTCGGCGACCCGGCGGCCATCCGGTCCGTACAGGCCGAAGGCGTACGTACCGTCCTTCACTTCCGGGCGGATGTACGGCTGACCGGTGAACAGGCGGGGGGTGTAGTGGTCGTACTGGTTGTCGTGGACGAGCCGGACCGGATCGGCCAGCGCGGTGGAACGCACGGTGAAGTCGGTACCGGTCTCTCCCGGGTACAGGTCGTCGAACTCCGTGTCGATCTGCTCCCCCGGCCGGGCGGCTGTGCCGTAGAGAGCCTGCACCTCGAACGACGGACGCTGGGACGGCAGGACCCGTATCTTGTACCGGGCCACGGCACGGTCACCGATCTTCGCGACGAGCGGATACACACCCGGCTTGTCGGACAGGGCCAGCGTGGCCACCGCGTCGAAGCGACCGTCGTCGTCGGACCACTTCAAGGCGACCGTGCCGGAGAACGCCGACGAGGTGGCGGTCACGGCCTTCGCTTCCCGCGGCACCCCCTCCAGGGACAGGTCCACGAGTTGCCCGGGGCGGGCCCAGTCGCTGCCGAACATCTCCACGTCGAGCTTCGGACCGGAGGCGGCGAACGCGGTCCCCGTCGAGAGACAGCCACTCAGCAGGATCCCCGAAACCAGCGCGGCCACCCGCCTGGACCATCCCATCGCGCTCCCCTGCTCGTCGTGACGGTTCCGGCTCCCCGCCGGGGGCCGCGCACATGTAGACGTGAGAAACGGGACAGTTGGTTGTCCGCCGGACACAGCAGGCGCACAGTCCGTGGCCCGCCACCTTGGTGAGGCGGCGGGCCACGACGGACACGGCGAACCGGGCGGTCAGTCCACCAGGTTGACCGCACGGGCCGAGGTGGCGCCGATCTCCTAGGCGATCTCGGCCGGCACCGGCTGTGGAAAAGCACGTTCAATGCCGAACCTGGGCTCTGGCGCGAGGCTGGAGCCGCCTGCTGGATCCGCATACTTGCGCCGGGGCATCGCCGACTGGGTCCACGGCCGGGTCACTCGGGTGGGTCGGCGCGTGTTTGGAGCTGCTGCCAGCAGTGGTGGACGTGCTGTTCAGCCTCTCGCACGGCGCAGGAGGCGGCATCCGCGAGCGCGGCCACGGTCTTGTCGGCGCGGGGTGCGGTGTGACCGCGCACCGGGTGGGCCAGGCGGGCGACGCGTCCTCGGCCCCCCTGGTGGAGGACGACTGCCCGGGCGACCAGGATCGTGGCGATGACTGCTGCAGCGGTCATCGCAACAGCTGCGTGCTGATCGGACATGGCTGTGAGGGGTCCTTCGTGGGGGTACTGGCCGGGGCGATGGGAGGGCTGGTATTCGTGTCCTACCGGCCCTCCCGCCTCCTCATGCACCTCAGCCGGGCCAGGTTCCGGTCAGGCGGCGGACGACGATGGCGCCGGCGCGGTCGACGGCCGCTTTGACTCCGGCGAAGATCGCACCTTGCAGGGTGGCGGCGAGGAGCACTTCGCGCCAGGCGCGGTCTTCGTCGGTGGCGTCCGGGGCGTCCTCGTCGTGGCCGAGCATCTTCCACGTCTGCTTGAACAGCGCTCCCGCGGCCATGCCGCTGACGGCGCCGAGCGCGAGACCAACCGGCTTGTAGGCGATCTTCGAAGCCTTCACCCGGTTCACCCCTTCCGGCGGCAGGCCAGCCACACCACGACGGCCACACCCGCTGCCGCCAGCAGCACCTTGCGGTTGTCACGCGCCAGCTGCGCTCCCTGGGCGGTCTTCTGGCGCACTGGCTCGGGCGCCTTCTCCTGCCATAGCTGACCGGCCTGGGTCGCCTTCGCCCGGGCCTGCTCGGCCGCCTTCGCGGCCTTGTCCTTGACCGGATCGGGCAGCTGGTCCTGCGCCTGGTGGGCCAGGTCGGCGGCCTTCGCCTTGAGTTCCCCAACCTTCAGGGCGGCTTGTTCCTTCAGCTCGCCAGCCTTCTCCTGGGTGCGCGCCCTGACGTCGGTCTTCGCTGCGAGCGCCTCGACCGTCTCCCCGAGCTCGGAACGGGTCTGCTCGACCTGCTCGCGCAGTTCCTCGGGGCTGGAGGCGGTGGGTTCGTCGTGAGGCGGCTGGGTCATCGGTGTGCGCTCTCCTTGATCTCGGCCACGTCGGCCTTCACGTTCTCGACCGTCTGCTCGGGCGTGGGCGGCGCGGCCCGGTCGACCTGCTTCTTTCCACTCATGGCCATCACCGCGGCGATCACACCCAGCACCGCTGTGACGATCAGCCCGGCCGCCCACACCGGAAGCGCCACCGCCAGTGCGGCGACCACGGTGGCGACCAGCGCCTGCGCCATCAGGAAGCCGACAACGCCGGCGCCGCCGAACAGGCCGCCGCCCTTGCCGTAGCGCTTGCCCTTCTCCTTCATCTCCGCCTGTGCCAGGCGCAGTTCGCCGCGCACCAGCTCGGTCAGCTGCTGCGAGGCCCGCTGCACCAGCTCGCCCACCGGCTCCTGGCCCAAGCGATCCGCGCTGGGCCGGGACCCGGCATGGTGCGGCTGCGTGCTTGACACCACGGCCACCTCCTGTCCCTCTCAACTTCCTGCAGGCCGGACTGCGTCATGCGCCCGACCATCCGACGAGTGCGCGAGTACCCCGAGCAGGCGAGTTCAGGACGGGCGGTATGGCAGGCGTGTCTGCCTGCACCCGCCAGTCCGCCCGGCTCTCCCCCAACCGGCTAAGGCCAGTGGCGCAGGATCAGGCGCGGAGCGCGCCGGGCGAGCCAGGCGCTGGCCAGGCCGATGGCGGCACCGGTGGCCACGTCGCTGGGGTAGTGGGCGCCGCTCTGCACCCGCTCCAGCGCCACCATGGCAGCCGGCACCGCGCATAGTGCGCTGGCGGCCGGCCAGGCGGTTACCACGGCGGCGGTGAAGGCCACCGCGGCGGCGGTGTGTCCGGAGGGGAAGGAGGAGGAGTCGGGGCGGTCGTCGACCTCGTCGTGGGGAAACAACTCCTTCGGCGGCCGGGGCCGGTCGGCCACCTGCTTGCACAAGCCGTTCGAGATCAGTTGGGCGATGACCAGCGCGGCCAGGCCAGTTGCCGCTGCTTTGCGGCCGCGCCACCCGCCCAGCCACGCCATCGCGGCCGCGGCGCCGCACCAAAGCTTCGTGCTCTCCGCGATCTCCTCCACCACTGAGAGCACCTTGCCGGCGCGGGGCGGGATGCGGCAGGCAGCCTGCTTGGTCAGCGACCGATCAGCATCACGCAACCCTGCCAGAAGCCTCATGGAGAGCTGGTATCCCGCAGGTCATCGACATATTCCCAAGATCGTCAGGTGGCGGTCAGACCTCACCCAGCCGACGTCGGTCGTCCTCGTCCCACTTCCGAATGTCGCGAGGCTGGGTGTACGGCTCGGTGTCCGGTGGCAGGCCGCCCGCGATGGCCCGCTGGCGTACGGTCTCGGCGTCGAACTCCAGGCCCAGCAGGACGGCCAGGTTGGTGATTCGCAGCCAGACGAGGAACACGATGACGCCGGCCATGGTGCCGCCGCCGGGCGCCACAAGCGAGAGGCCGCAATGGGCAGCCGGTTCACGCGCTGGCTCACCGGGGACATCATCCCCGTACCCGGCGCCATGGGCGGTTGACGCCACGCGGTCTTCGCCCCTGCCCGGGAACCGGCCGGAACCGTTGCTCAAGGTCAACGAGGGCTGAGCAAACAGAACTCGTTGCCCTCCGGGTCGGCCAGAACCGTCCAGGAGACTGCGGACCGGTCCATATCAGGGTTGGTGGCGCCCAGCGTGCGCAGTCGGGCTGTCTCGGCAGCCAGGTCGTCACCGGGGTAGGGGCAGACGTCGAGGTGGACGCGGTTCCACACACTCTTGGTGTCGGGGGTGCGGAGGAACTCCAGGTAGGGGCCCACGCCTCTGGAGGAGCGCATGGTCGCGTGGTCGTCGGTGACCTCGTGCAGGGTCCAGTCCATCGCCTCGCCCCAGAACCGGGCCATCTCTCGTGGGTCGGTGCAGTCGACCACCACCCTGGCAATCGGCCCGGTGTCCTGGTAGATCGGGCGGGGCTCCAGGACGCAGAACTCGTTACCTTCCGGGTCGGCCATGACCGTCCAAGGGACGTCGCCCTGACCCACGTCGGTGAGCGTCGCGCCGAGATCCTTCAAGCGCGCGACCAACTCCGCATGTTGGGCGGTCGTAGTGGTGGCCAGATCAAGGTGCACGCGATTCTTGACCGTTTTGGGTTCCGGGCGGGCGACAATGTCGATGCAGACGGCCACGGGGTCGGGGTAGGCGAACCCGACGGGTTCGAGGTTGGTCACGCCGGGTCCCTCGCTGTCGACACCCCAACCCAGTGCCTCCGCCCAGAACCGGCCGAGCGCGGAGTCGTCATGGGCCTTCATGTTGATCTGCACAAGTCGTGTTGCCATGCCGCAGATCCTAGAAGCTCCGCCAGCCCAGGCCACCGCGATCAGGCATGGCCTCGACCAGGTGCTGGCCGCGGTCGCGTTTGCCGAGACTTCCGACCGAGGCGAGTCCTCGTGAACGAAGGCAAGCCCCGACACCGACGGCACTGACCGATCGAATGCTGCTCAAGCCTCCGGCATCCTGGTGGTGGAGGCGGTGTCGAAGGCCCGCCAGGCCGGTGCCCGAACTGCCGCGGCAGGCCCGTCGTGTACACAGCACGTATCAACCGCCCTGGGTGACCGGCCGTCGGGCTCACGTCGGGTCATCGCCCGGCTGCGAGTGCGCCGGTACGTCTGCGACCGGAAGAGTCGTTCCCGTACGACGTTCGTCGTACAGGTGCCGGGTCTGTCCACGCTACTGCCGGACCAGTACCGGGCTGGCGGACTGGCTGCGGTCGAATCGTGATCCAGCTCGGCGGCCGTCCGGCCCTGGCTGTGTCGGTCGTCTGCAGATCACCGCGGGCCGGACCCGGCTGCTCAGGCTGCTGACGGCGCCGGACTGTGCGCCGCGGGTGCTGAGAGTGGACGAGTTCGCCTTCCACAAGGGTTGCACCTACGACACCGTGCTGGTCGACGTCGGAGTCCGGCCAGGTCGTGGACGTGCTGCCCGACCGCACCTCCGAGACGTTCGTGGCCTGGCTCACCACTCATCCCGGCGCCGAGATCATTTGCCGGCACCGAGCGAGCACCTGCACCAAGGCGGTCAAGGAAGCCGCCCCCAACACCCTGGCCTGCCGTTCCGCCCTCCTTCTGACTCGCAGCGCCGTTCAGGCCCTGCACTGGGATGTGCTGCGCGCGCTCAGCCACCCGGACCAGGTGATACGCCGCGCGCAGTGGGACTACTGCCACATGCGCGGCGCGCCGCAGGCACTCGCGGAGGCGCTGGGCAGCACCGAACTCGTTGTCCTGGGCAGGGTCGATCGCCCGTTCTGAAGCCCCACCCATGCTCTGGAAGAGCTCTCCCGAGGCAGCACGGCACACACCGGCCCGGAGCACCACGTGCGGACGGTCAGGCGCGGCTCACGGAAGATCCAGTACCAGCTCATCCACGGCTGTCCGGCCGAGACCGGGCTGACCACTGCTTCGCCCTGATCGCGTTCGACCT
This region includes:
- a CDS encoding phage holin family protein, with translation MGELVQRASQQLTELVRGELRLAQAEMKEKGKRYGKGGGLFGGAGVVGFLMAQALVATVVAALAVALPVWAAGLIVTAVLGVIAAVMAMSGKKQVDRAAPPTPEQTVENVKADVAEIKESAHR
- a CDS encoding DUF3618 domain-containing protein, whose product is MTQPPHDEPTASSPEELREQVEQTRSELGETVEALAAKTDVRARTQEKAGELKEQAALKVGELKAKAADLAHQAQDQLPDPVKDKAAKAAEQARAKATQAGQLWQEKAPEPVRQKTAQGAQLARDNRKVLLAAAGVAVVVWLACRRKG
- a CDS encoding phosphatase PAP2 family protein; translated protein: MRLLAGLRDADRSLTKQAACRIPPRAGKVLSVVEEIAESTKLWCGAAAAMAWLGGWRGRKAAATGLAALVIAQLISNGLCKQVADRPRPPKELFPHDEVDDRPDSSSFPSGHTAAAVAFTAAVVTAWPAASALCAVPAAMVALERVQSGAHYPSDVATGAAIGLASAWLARRAPRLILRHWP
- a CDS encoding DUF4235 domain-containing protein, whose protein sequence is MKASKIAYKPVGLALGAVSGMAAGALFKQTWKMLGHDEDAPDATDEDRAWREVLLAATLQGAIFAGVKAAVDRAGAIVVRRLTGTWPG
- a CDS encoding VOC family protein, encoding MATRLVQINMKAHDDSALGRFWAEALGWGVDSEGPGVTNLEPVGFAYPDPVAVCIDIVARPEPKTVKNRVHLDLATTTTAQHAELVARLKDLGATLTDVGQGDVPWTVMADPEGNEFCVLEPRPIYQDTGPIARVVVDCTDPREMARFWGEAMDWTLHEVTDDHATMRSSRGVGPYLEFLRTPDTKSVWNRVHLDVCPYPGDDLAAETARLRTLGATNPDMDRSAVSWTVLADPEGNEFCLLSPR